In the Cucurbita pepo subsp. pepo cultivar mu-cu-16 chromosome LG17, ASM280686v2, whole genome shotgun sequence genome, GCTCCCGAGCGAGAACGAGAAATAGGCGATGCAACTAATCAAAGTGAGACTAGCTCGACTCGATATTGAAGAAAAGTGGATTTGTGTGTAACCAACTAttaatccaaattttttatgctaatggaatataaaattgaattgatttttatttttatttttcatgcatgaaaaaaaaaaaaaaaaaaaaacagNTCTGTTGGGGGCTCAGtcccagtgtcctcactagcCCATCGTTCAGTgtaccgatgtgggatcttacaatccacctcctttgggacCCTAgccctagcgtcctcgctagcacatcgtccggtgtaatgcttcgttcccctcttcaaccgatgtgggatctcacaatcNGAAggattattattaatattgaaagGGAATTGAATGGTGTAGGGTGGAAAATTATGTAaaggaagaggagaaagaCGACATGTCGCGAACCTGGGAAGAagtggaggaagaagaaggagaagaggaGTGGGAGGACGACAAGTCGGAAGAGCGTCTTCTCAAGATTTGCTTCATGCCGTCGGCGACTCTAACGGCGGGGTTAGACTTGAACTTCCGGCAAAAGAGCATGTGGGCTTTGACGGCGTCTTGAATCCGAGTGGAGGGCGGCGGCGGGGGGGTTTTGGATCTGAAAATTTCGTCGTGAACGGCTTCAGAACAGAGGCCACAGAGCCATTTGGCGTCGAAGTTGGCCTTGACTTGAGATATGTAATGCTGTGTGCACTCTTCTTTTAACCCACAGCACTCGCACTTCACTGTTTCTATCTCTTCCAttcaagaacatcaagaacatgaagaacaaatgGCTATGGAAAGTGGAAAGCTCAAAGTGGGCTATgccttctttttgttttactcaactttcttttctctaaAAAATTGTCTGCTCACCTCACTCACTTTTATGTTGTGTATTCCATAAACctattaatatatatgtttatagAACAAACCTACCCATTCCCGTGTGTTTATGTGACTCGAAAACTCCACTAAACTCCAACTTtctaattcaaattataaaaatttagttgGGTTTGGTTAATTTcttagagaattgaaaattttggcacaaacccaacaaacttGGAAAATAGGGTTACTGTCCAACTCGACCTACCCTCTTTCTCAGATGAACGAAGCATGGTTTAAAATCCATGAGGGAaaggggaaagcccaaagaagacaatatgggttgggttgagttgtgaacGGTAGTGTGTCGGGTGAGGGTTTAagtgaaaaaaagagaggtaGGAGaggggttgggttgaattaagAAAGGGAAATGTGCCATAATTTGCTCCATGTTCTAAGGGAACATGGGGcaatggaaaatgaaagaaaggtGGGTCAAGGGTGGCCCTAACTTGGCCCTTTCTAGCAATTAATATTTGATGCTTTGGTCCCATTTTATGCTCAAAATCATTGCTTCTAAGTATGTGGAAGTGTATTTTCAAGTAGGTTTGGTGGGTTCACCAATTTACACATGCAATTATACAAatcatttcttttactcttttataaACTATACCCTTTGCCAATACTTGAttctttctttacttcttAATTATCGTCTTTattatacccttataagaaatgtttcgttcccttctccaatcgatgtgggatctcacaatctactctgTTGGGGGCTCAGtcccagtgtcctcactagcCCATCGTTCAGTgtaccgatgtgggatcttacaatccacctcctttgggacCCTAgccctagcgtcctcgctagcacatcgtccggtgtaatgcttcgttcccctcttcaaccgatgtgggatctcacaatctaccctcttgAGGGCTCAGtcccagtgtcctcactagcCCACCACCCGGTgcaccgatgtaggatctcacaattcacctcccttAGAGGCCCATCCCCAGCATCTTCACTAGCACATCatctagtgtctagctctaatatcatttgtaaccacATAAACCCACtaatattagatattgtctgctttgacccgtttcgtattgtcgtcaacctcacagttttaaaacgcgactACTAAGAAATGTTTAGTTTCACTCtctagccgatgtgagacctcacaaATACGAATTAACGTGTTTACTAAATGGATTAGATGGATATTTAGAACATGTTTGAGAatgattttaaagtttttaattatttagtcaTGTCCTATTCTCATGTTTTGCCCCCAACAGCAagcaattcaaaatttaattattaatatttttaaatcagtgtgttataaatgatgcaataatgattgtttgtttgcatcattaattaatttaaagggctaaaactaattttaaaagcaTTTATGAAGCTGATCATATCATTAGGGAATTTAGAATTAATGTCACATTAATCCCATGGCCACCTTATgatattttagattaaataatttattttagaaaaaattttaaatatctaaaataataaagatttaaaatcTAAGTAGTGGCCATTTTTAGCATACTATTTTCtaaatgaataatattgtattcaaaatctaattattatttaatattttgcctatcaaaatttaaattttgtattatttattttttcaaaggatagttaaataattattaaaaaaaatctaagtcGATccattaaaacaatttttttaaaactttgaatttcatcctattaaatttatagaaaatttgataatttttttaataaatattttaaattttatctttaaacaCGATTTATGTCaattaagataaaatttgacataattaaataagagTTGAGATAAAAAGCGTTCTTATTAAGAAAAAGCGTTCTTATTAAGCTTTTTTCAATCTCAAACTTTATGAACTCGAAACTATTTCAAATCTCGAGTCAAACAAGATTTTAATGTAACGTGAAATTGACTCATTTTTAAATGGTTTATCAAATGATTGAGGTAACATATAAAttaatcatgaaattaaatgcaaCATTCGGTAATGGAGGGCGGTGgttgtggtggtggtggcggcggagCAAAAGCACACCCACTCCGACctccctttatttatttattttaggtgttatttaatggaaaaattaaatgcattatAACTAATTTGAACAACTGGAATTTGATGTAAAcactcaaacatatcatatcaaacTCTCCCACcaatatttcttcatcaatatgttcttgaattttgtgCAATATATTCACGTGGATtccatttaatatatagttttttttaatttatttattaaagattcaattttatcatattataaatataataggtgagaattttattataaCGTAGAGACTTATTCTACCATTTAAGACTATAGGACTGAATTTTAACTTTCTCCgaatcattaataaaaatattttgggtATCAGACGATTCTTCAAATTCATGTCATGTCCTTGATGtgtgataaaaataaaaaacgtgTGCACTAAAGATCCAATAATAAATTGAGATAAAAGAATCGAGTCAAAAGAAATAGTAGATAACTTAAATACACAGTTTCCATCATGTGATTAGATGACTAAACTACATTAACATTGGTCATTAGAGTTCAAACTGACCAAGCGTAAATGTTGGCTAGAATGATTGGCATGTAGAGTCCAATTCAGCTACATTTAGGTGAGCTAACGATAAAGCTACATTGAGGTCGACGACTCGAGTTGGAACTGATTAAGCGTAAATGTTGGCTAGAATGATTGGCATGTAGAGTCCAACTTATATGTAGGTTATAGACGATCGAGCTATATCAAGGTCGAGGACGCgagtttgggctgttaaaGCGTAAATATATATAGGGTAGGTATGATTGAGATGTGGAGTATGTAGGAAATACTTAAATggaatatgaaaagaatatGAGAAGTTTgagagaaagggaagaaacaTGTGGGGTTGGTGAGAAGCCCTAACAGTAGGGATCAAATGTCATACACTCAAGACAACTAAATGGTTGTCCGGTGGATGTCCGGTGGATGTCCGGCAACCCAAATGGTCTTACAATGAGTGTTTGGCTTCTCATGTCTCATCTTTATTGCAATAACCCACAAATCAAATCTACCTAAAATCTTCTTCTCAATAATCAATCATgtgtaaagaaaaagaaatcggCTTCATTTTCCCTCCCGCTTCGTAGCAATTTTAGTTTCGGGTCAATTCAATTTTAGTTCTTGATATTGAACGAGACGAAataaacccaaacccaaattCAAATCCAACCCGAACCAATGAGTTAAGGTCcaaaaacgaaacaaaaatGGGCATACTTTAAATTAGATGAGGAATatgagaatattttattttgaaagataattattattatggggTTAGGTGAAGTTTGTTCAAGAAATTAATGAACAATGCAATCTTCACATGGCAACCCACATGCATTCCCCTTCCTCTCCCGGTTTCTTTTGTTCTAACtcatatcaaatcaaaaaaTGGCAGAATGCTCGTTATTGAGAGATCCACGTCAGTTGggaaggaaaataaaacattctttataagggtgtagaaacctctaaatacgttttaaaaactttgaaaaaagtccgaaaagaaaatccaaagaaaacaacGGTGGGCTTCAGAACAGTCTCTCCTAAGAATGAGTCTTAGAACACAAACATACATCTAAAGCAGAAAAATAGGAGCATGCAATAAAATCCAGTAGTACTATTGAATGGTAGCTGCCTAGCACCTTGGGCAGGTTTCTGGCTGGTTTGACGACTCATAAGGAAGCTTTTTCTGGTTAATGAAATTGGGATAGGAATGAGAGTATGTGGCAAAAAAACAGGACCCACCATGTGGACTGCAGAATCCGCCAACCACATGAGACGTTTCTTTGGGTCCCTTGATGATGCACAAAGCCATGTCCATATCCAAATGGAAAGGTCTATGTGCGCCAGATATAGCGTTCATCAATGTCACAATCTACAAGACTATTTGATTCTGGTCGGCAGCAATGTTCGGCAATCTATGAATTGTTTTAATTGTGTGACAagaaagtttttcaaaatatctaCAGTTGTTGCAAAAATTCTTCTGTTTTGGTGGGGAAGAAGCGAGGATGAGACTTAAATTGATTTCATTGCTATGTCTGAGCTCTCTTTTGAGCTGAGATCTGGTTTTCATCTGGAAGAAGgacaatgtgagatcccacatcagttggagaggcaaacgaaccattccttataagggtgtgctAACGAAGAGGCTAAgtcccgaagggaggtggacacaaggaggtgtgccagcaaggacactgggccccgaaaagggggtggattggggggttccacctcgattggagaagggaacaggtgccagcgaggacgttgggtcccgaagtggggtggattgtgagatctcatatcggttgaacaggaaaatgaagcattctttataagagtgtgctAACAAATGAGGCTAagtcctgaagggggtggacacgaggcggtgtgccagcaaagacatTGAGTCCcaaaaggaggtggattgaggggtcccacatcgattggagaagagaacgagtgtgagcgaggacgttgggccccaaagggggtggattgtgagatctcacatcggttgatgaggagaatgaaacgttctttataaaggtgtgaaaacctctcctcaGTAGACGTGttctaaagaagacaatatctgctagaggtgggcttgggctgttatagtCAAGGAGGGGAAAGGCACGGCTGAGCTCAGATTGCACAAGATTTCTAAAGAggtcaaaaattcaaatctatcATTAGTGACACCAAAGAGCTAAGTCAAGGCAGAGCACCTACCAGACTTCCAAGAAGGCTCCCTCCGTTGCTATAAGACATGAGAGTTGGAAAAACTGTGGCTTCTATTCCCAGTGGACATGTTCTTGCTGCTACCACAAGGACAGCATGAAAGAAGCCTGAAAAACGACTTGATGTTAGCCTTTCCACAGAAGAACGAAGCCAAAcaatgagaagaaaacaaagctAAAAATAAGAGAAGGCTCATGAGTGGCAACTAAAATCAACTAATAACTTGTATTGCCTGAAAGGGAAACGATTTGAAAGAGAATAATAAGTGCAATCAAGTGGTCCTTCTAACACAGTAAGAAAATCAAGGCAATATCCTTATAAATCCACAgatattgattttgttttttcttctccttcattaGTTTTGCCAGCAAAAGATCTAACATTATTTCAAGCATGTGTCGAATAAAGAATAAGAACAAACTGATGAACATCAAGGAATATTAGTTCCAATTATTTTAGATATCTTCTCATAATATTAGTTCCAATTGTTTCTTGGTGCATTATCATGGAGTTTTCCCCTTCAAATCTTCCACTTTCTATGTCTTACTATGCATATGCAATATTAAGAACATAAGAGTGGcatttcaacaaaaacataCTACCTGACCAAGAACTGTGATGATTTAAACCAGTAATAAGAAAAACCTAAGCCATATAGCAAGTACTCAGACGTAATGAAAATCCGAAACCAATTTTGGTCCATTACGTACGTTTCCACAGTCTTATAacaaatgtttcgttccatcTCCAACTTATGTAGGATCTCTCACAAACACATTTTCTTCGACAAGAACAGCAACTGCTGATATCAACAAATGTAATAAGACTGATACTCTAATGCTTATATTAAGAATCCACCAGTCAGCCACTAAATTAGGAACTCACAATTCCACCAACAGCGAAAGATAACGATCCATGCTAAATCCATGTGGTAATATCTGCTTAAAGAAAGCCATGGCagaaatttgtttgattaCCGATGGCAGTGCATCAGATGCAGAAATTTGTTAGAACTTAGAAAGCAATGGCGTTCAGAAATTAAGCAATTAAAAGGGATTATCATAAATCTTTCACAAATTCAAACTCGATTTCAACAACATTGATTCAataatttgagtttgattgattgatgatCTTACCATTGTTGGAGCACAGAAGCGTGTCGTCGTCCAAATCGGATCGGGTAGTTGGGCTTGAAACGGATCCaaacttcctttttttctgGAGTTTCTTGTCCCTTTCTGCTTCTGCGACTTCGCCCAGGTGAAAATGCTCTACAGTTTCTTGTGAAATGACGATACTACCCCcctccttttgttttgttgaattttgggCCTTGGCCCGTTTAGCTACAATTTCGGCCCATGAATGAAGCCCGTAAGGGCCTTTtggtaattttgttttctttttttacctAAACTTAGCATGAGAAGTTggttttttatgaaatttgtaatctcttaaaatattattaatcatTACTCTTacattaatcaaataattaccGTCAATATAttgaagtatttttatttaaaaaatatataaatattttttaattaaattgtgagcattttaaaaaaaaaaaaaaattgagctaaaaaaaatagaagtaatTATTATATGTATAGATAATGTGAAAGAAGGTGGGAGACAAAGAAATAAAGCAAGTTTAATAATGTGATTAGTGGTAAGTGCATAATTAAGAGTTGATTAAGAATAGAGATTAATCACATAATATAATAGCTTCATTATTACGacaatgaaatattaaaagggcaaaaaaaaaaaaaaaaaaatcctgtAATTAAACAAACATACAACAAAATTCCAACTCTACAAAACAGAGCACAAAGACATGGGAATCGTTCCAataatttccatttccatggcgctttcttcatttcagtcgtcttcttcctctagcATCATCTCTTGGAATCGACATTCATGGCTGCAAAATGCCTTCTCGCCTCtggaaaattaattaaatggatCAGAAATTAATGATCATTTATGAGgtttaatatgttttaattttggattCCGACCTGTACATGTAAATATCTTTCCCCTGTTCTAGATTCTTCTTGCAATTGTCGCAGAAACTGAGGAAATTTTCTGGGGAAAAGCTTgttccattttctttcctcGCCGGTGAGTATACGCCGGAGCCGCTTTCGATTACGCAATCGCCGAAGATATGAGTGGTTCGGGGATTTGGGCCGTGAGAGATCACGCAGGTGTAATCCTCTGATTGTTCGATTTCATCCGCGGAGAGACAGCCGGTGAAAATCAGAGGGGAATTCGGAGTCTCCTGGCCGGAGCTCGAGCTCGAGGATCCGAACGCCGATTTCTTCGGCGGCGACAGAGATGAAACAGGGGATGAGGAACCCAGATGGGAATTCCTCGTCTTGATCCCGAATTCCTCGTCGGCCGGAGAAACGAACGGCGGTAGAGGAGGGATTTGAATCTTCAACTGAGATCCCAACAGAACCAAACGGGTTTCGGGTTTTGTTGGTTTCGGATTAGAATTCTCTTCTGTTAGAGCATCCACAATGGCGAGACCGATCCCTTTTGAATCCCACGGCCGTTTGGACTCTGTAATCGGCGTTCTGGGCGAACTTGATTCCGACCAAAACGAATTCCTCAGACCCAAAAATGGCTCGAGAATTGACGTTGGACTCATTATAGCCTCTGTTTCAAACAACCTCGGAGAACCAAAGAAAGACGAAGTCAATTTCCTATTACTACTCGTCGGAGAAGACAAacaaccaccaccaccgccgccggcCATCAAATTCTACTTCTAGATCTAACTCCCCAGTATCAATGAGTAGGCCCCTGAAACCACAacatcaaaaaaaattaacaaaaacagTTCTCCAGATGAGAAATTCAAACATGAAGCTCACCGGAACAAGATGATCGGACACCGCCGTGGGTTGGGATTTATTCTCCGGAACTAAAATTTCGGTGGCTTCCATTTAAGAAACTGGATGAACAGAGAAGAGTTTAGTTAATCAATCCACCCTCCGGCTTCGTGTTTtagtttccatttttgttatgaaagctttcatcaaaattaaaaaaccagaagaagaagaagaagaagaagaagaaggggtggaagaaaacagaggagacGATGGAAGAATATATAAACTCCCACGCCGGAGGCTGACAAGACAACCGGTCCCTACGCCCACACCCACACCCACACCCACTGACCCGACACtcacattttctctctcttcaatttttccttttttccacaatattttgatttttttttataagattctatttaaaaattaagaatataaatcAGTTATATTGGTtgaaactaattaattattaaattttcttaacgcattaaat is a window encoding:
- the LOC111778702 gene encoding uncharacterized protein LOC111778702, which encodes MEEIETVKCECCGLKEECTQHYISQVKANFDAKWLCGLCSEAVHDEIFRSKTPPPPPSTRIQDAVKAHMLFCRKFKSNPAVRVADGMKQILRRRSSDLSSSHSSSPSSSSTSSQVRDMSSFSSSFT
- the LOC111778703 gene encoding uncharacterized protein LOC111778703; its protein translation is MLSLAKRAKAQNSTKQKEGGSIVISQETVEHFHLGEVAEAERDKKLQKKRKFGSVSSPTTRSDLDDDTLLCSNNGFFHAVLVVAARTCPLGIEATVFPTLMSYSNGGSLLGSLMKTRSQLKRELRHSNEINLSLILASSPPKQKNFCNNCRYFEKLSCHTIKTIHRLPNIAADQNQIVL
- the LOC111779239 gene encoding protein MARD1-like isoform X1, which gives rise to MAGGGGGGCLSSPTSSNRKLTSSFFGSPRLFETEAIMSPTSILEPFLGLRNSFWSESSSPRTPITESKRPWDSKGIGLAIVDALTEENSNPKPTKPETRLVLLGSQLKIQIPPLPPFVSPADEEFGIKTRNSHLGSSSPVSSLSPPKKSAFGSSSSSSGQETPNSPLIFTGCLSADEIEQSEDYTCVISHGPNPRTTHIFGDCVIESGSGVYSPARKENGTSFSPENFLSFCDNCKKNLEQGKDIYMYRGEKAFCSHECRFQEMMLEEEDD
- the LOC111779239 gene encoding protein MARD1-like isoform X2, which translates into the protein MAGGGGGGCLSSPTSSNRKLTSSFFGSPRLFETEAIMSPTSILEPFLGLRNSFWSESSSPRTPITESKRPWDSKGIGLAIVDALTEENSNPKPTKPETRLVLLGSQLKIQIPPLPPFVSPADEEFGIKTRNSHLGSSSPVSSLSPPKKSAFGSSSSSSGQETPNSPLIFTGCLSADEIEQSEDYTCVISHGPNPRTTHIFGDCVIESGSGVYSPARKENGTSFSPENFLSFCDNCKKNLEQGKEARRHFAAMNVDSKR